A single genomic interval of Camelina sativa cultivar DH55 chromosome 11, Cs, whole genome shotgun sequence harbors:
- the LOC104722552 gene encoding F-box protein FBX14 has protein sequence MTEEEDSSAKMSEDVKRYLKLDPRSSSAATSEPPCSSSSSSSASALANKSRNFKSFEPPCPDHVLENVLENVLQFLTSRCDRNAVSLVCRSWWRVEAQTRFEVFIGNCYSLSPVRLTHRFTRVRSLVLKGKPRFADFNLMPRNWGAQFAPWVAATAKAYPWLEKVHLKRMFVTDDDLALLAESFPGFKDLTLVCCEGFGTSGIAVVANKCRQLKVLDLLESEVTDDEVDWLSCFPAGETHLESLSFDCVESPISFNALEELVVRSPFLKKLRTNRFVSLEELHRLMVRAPQLTSLGTGSFSPDNVLQGEQEPDYAAAFRACKSISCLSGFRDLTPEYLPAISPVCANLTSLNFSYANISPDMLKPIIRNCHNIRVFWALDSICDEGLQAVAATCKELRELRVFPFDPREDSEGPISGVGLQAISEGCRKLESILYFCQRMTNGAVTAMSENCPQLTVFRLCIMGRHRPDHVTGKPMDDGFGAIVKNCKKLTRLAVSGLLTDEAFSYIGEYGKLIRTLSVAFAGNSDRALRYVLEGCPKLQKLEIRDSPFGDVGLRSGMHRYCNMRFVWLSSCVLSRGGCREVAHALPNVVVEVFGSDDDDDDDTVTGDYVETLYLYRSLDGPRKDAPKFVTIL, from the exons atgacagaagaagaagatagctCAGCAAAAATGTCAGAGGATGTTAAGAGATATCTCAAGTTGGATCCACGCTCCTCCTCCGCCGCTACTTCTGAACCAccttgctcctcctcctcctcctcctctgcttcTGCATTGGCTAACAAGTCCCGAAATTTCAAATCTTTCGAGCCGCCCTGTCCAGACCATGTCCTCGAGAACGTTCTTGAAAACGTGCTTCAGTTCCTCACTTCCAGATGCGATCGCAACGCCGTCTCATTGGTCTGCAGATCGTGGTGGCGGGTCGAGGCTCAGACCCGATTCGAGGTTTTTATCGGTAACTGTTACTCGCTCTCTCCTGTTCGGCTTACTCACCGGTTCACGCGTGTTAGGTCTTTAGTGCTCAAAGGGAAACCTAGGTTTGCTGATTTTAATCTCATGCCTCGCAATTGGGGAGCTCAGTTCGCTCCTTGGGTTGCTGCCACGGCCAAGGCTTACCCTTGGCTCGAGAAGGTCCATTTGAAGCGCATGTTTGTTACGGACGATGATTTAGCGCTTCTCGCTGAGTCGTTTCCTGGCTTCAAGGACCTTACTTTGGTCTGCTGTGAAGGTTTTGGAACCAGTGGTATCGCTGTTGTTGCTAACAAATGCAG ACAGCTAAAGGTCCTTGATCTGTTGGAGTCAGAAGTCACCGATGACGAGGTGGATTGGCTCTCTTGTTTTCCTGCTGGTGAAACGCATCTGGAGTCTTTATCTTTTGACTGTGTTGAATCCCCTATCAGTTTCAATGCATTGGAAGAGCTTGTGGTCAGGTCACCGTTCTTGAAGAAACTTAGAACGAACAGGTTTGTTTCCCTTGAAGAGCTGCATCGGCTAATGGTTCGAGCCCCGCAGTTAACGAGTCTTGGGACGGGATCATTCAGTCCAGACAATGTGCTTCAGGGTGAACAAGAACCGGATTATGCAGCTGCTTTTCGTGCTTGTAAATCCATATCTTGTCTCTCAGGATTCAGGGATTTAACGCCGGAGTATCTCCCAGCTATCTCTCCAGTTTGTGCTAATCTCACCTCTCTTAACTTCAGTTATGCTAACATTTCTCCTGACATGCTCAAGCCCATCATACGCAACTGTCACAATATCCGAGTCTTCTGG GCTCTTGACTCGATATGCGATGAAGGATTACAGGCAGTGGCAGCAACATGCAAGGAGCTTCGTGAGCTTCGGGTTTTCCCTTTTGATCCTCGTGAAGACAGTGAAGGTCCTATCTCGGGAGTAGGCCTCCAAGCAATTTCAGAGGGATGTAGAAAACTAGAGTCTATCCTGTACTTCTGCCAGCGGATGACTAATGGAGCTGTAACAGCCATGTCTGAGAACTGTCCTCAGCTTACCGTGTTTAGGCTTTGCATAATGGGTCGCCATAGGCCTGACCATGTGACGGGAAAGCCAATGGACGATGGATTTGGCGCCATTGTTAAAAACTGCAAGAAGCTAACCAGACTTGCAGTATCTGGGTTACTAACAGATGAAGCTTTTAGCTATATAGGAGAATATGGGAAACTGATCCGTACGCTATCTGTAGCTTTTGCTGGGAACAGTGACAGGGCCCTGAGATATGTTCTTGAGGGTTGTCCTAAATTGCAAAAGCTTGAAATCAGGGACAGTCCCTTTGGGGATGTTGGGTTGCGCTCTGGTATGCATCGGTATTGCAATATGAGGTTTGTTTGGTTGTCGTCATGTGTCTTATCCCGAGGAGGCTGCAGGGAAGTTGCTCATGCGCTGCCTAATGTAGTGGTGGAGGTGTTTGggtcagatgatgatgatgacgatgatacCGTCACTGGGGATTATGTTGAGACATTGTACTTGTATCGGTCCCTTGATGGCCCAAGGAAGGATGCTCCAAAGTTTGTAACaattttatga
- the LOC104722554 gene encoding esterase CG5412-like yields the protein MGSEGGSSMVRKPRFLCLHGFRTSGEIMKIQLNKWPKSVIDRLDLVFLDAPFPCQGKSDVDGIFDSPYYEWFQFNKEFTEYTNFEKCLEFLEDRMIKLGPFDGLIGFSQGAILSGGLPGMQAKGVALQKVPKIKFIIIIGGGMLKSTKLIEDAYSSSLDTLSLHFLGETDFLKPYGTELIEFFKNPVVVHHPKGHTVPRLDDKSLEKVTGFIETIEQHLVMEEDKKNGEETDSKPKLKSYDDE from the exons ATGGGAAGCGAAGGAGGATCGTCGATGGTGAGGAAACCAAGGTTTTTGTGTCTCCATGGATTTCGAACGAGCGGAGAGATAATGAAGATACAGCTTAACAAGTGGCCTAAATCTGTAATTGATCGGTTGGATCTCGTGTTTCTCGACGCGCCTTTTCCTTGTCAAGGCAAATCTGATGTTGATGGCATCTTCGATTCTCCTTATTACGAGTGGTTTCAATTTAACAAG gaaTTCACAGAGTATACCAACTTCGAGAAATGTTTGGAGTTTTTGGAAGATCGTATGATCAAGCTTGGTCCCTTTGATGGTCTCATTGGGTTTTCTCAGGGGGCAATTTTGTCTGGGGGTTTACCAGGAATGCAAGCTAAG GGAGTTGCACTTCAGAAAGTGCCAAAGATCAAGTTCATCATAATCATTGGAGGAGGTATGTTGAAATCCACGAAGCTGATAGAGGATGCGTATTCTTCTTCCTTGGACACTCTCTCCCTCCACTTTTTAg GAGAGACTGATTTCTTGAAACCTTACGGAACCGAGCTGATAGAATTCTTCAAGAATCCGGTTGTCGTTCATCATCCCAAAGGCCATACCGTCCCGAGGCTTGATGACAAAAGCTTGGAGAAAGTTACTGGCTTCATCGAGACCATAGAGCAGCATCTAGTGATGgaggaagacaagaagaatGGTGAAGAAACTGATAGTAAGCCGAAATTGAAGTCTTATGATGACGAATGA
- the LOC104727779 gene encoding uncharacterized protein LOC104727779, whose amino-acid sequence MSHVSRERERERGEVRRRGKEEDEVELLLQAAQDEMILKLSVDSHASRSSSDYLDPDLHSRFLALKSQKKNKDHQKRRPRSPTKSKDVTEETPEDLMLIFSALKTSLPSASSPSSSVSKPVLLQDEIGEDEIGEEAEVEKLIQWAIDAARLDPSPPSDDDDNQSSDEDDSTRVVKR is encoded by the exons ATGTCACACGT gagtcgagagagagagagagagaggggggaGGTGAGGAGAAGAGgcaaggaagaagacgaagtggAGCTGTTGCTTCAAGCTGCTCAAGATGAGATGATACTCAAGCTCTCTGTTGATTCTCACGCTTCTCGATCTTCTTCCGATTACTTAGATCCAGATCTCCATTCTAGATTCCTCGCGCTCAAATCtcagaagaagaataaagatcATCAGAAACGACGGCCGAGATCGCCGACGAAATCAAAGGATGTGACTGAAGAGACGCCGGAAGATCTAATGCTCATATTCTCGGCTCTCAAGACTTCTCTCCCCTCCGCGTCTTCGCCTTCGTCCTCTGTTTCCAAGCCTGTTCTTCTTCAGGATGAGATCGGAGAAGATGAAATTGGGGAAGAAGCTGAAGTGGAGAAACTGATTCAATGGGCTATTGACGCCGCTCGTCTCgatccttctcctccttctgaCGATGATGACAATCAGAGTTCCGATGAGGATGATTCAACGAGAGTTGTAAAACGCTAA
- the LOC104722557 gene encoding bark storage protein A isoform X1, whose protein sequence is MASQDHTLNCLLALLIIIIVSSFHVLPVSPTPSIKLESAIPIRKLNRRGTYIGLVTVIETEEDAFLRSVDFRPDPTRPFLDLSGRRFRIGKIHEKKVVYVRCGRGMVNAAAVTQQMIDVFNVKGIVHFGIAGNMNNSMSIGDVSIPKQITNAGLWDWLNPNNAKGGEDAASLDIGNYNIPQGDGNNELGSLRYGQEQLYSVTGHINSPQNVLWINTTQEWLHLAADLEKMELSHCVNASLCLPKKPKLVVGLKAATANIFVDNAAYRNFLHETFGVSSSDMESSAVAMTCASNGYPIIVIRGLSDLAGVGGANTVHKFGSLAATNTAKAVFEFIKKLPLS, encoded by the exons ATGGCTTCCCAGGACCACACTCTTAATTGTCTTCTTGCTctactcatcatcatcatagtcTCATCCTTCCACGTTTTGCCTGTTTCACCCACACCTTCCATCAAACTAGAATCCGCCATTCCCATCAGAAAACTCAACCGCAGAGGAACTTACATCGGCCTCGTGACTGTCATTGAGACCGAAGAAGATGCTTTTCTCCGCAGCGTCGATTTCAGACCCGACCCTACTCGTCCCTTCTTGGATCTCTCTG GAAGACGATTTCGAATAGGGAAGATTCACGAGAAAAAGGTTGTGTATGTTAGATGTGGGAGAGGAATG GTGAACGCAGCAGCAGTAACACAACAGATGATAGATGTGTTCAATGTGAAAGGTATTGTGCATTTTGGTATTGCAGGAAATATGAACAACTCAATGTCCATAGGAGATGTGAGCATTCCTAAGCAAATCACCAATGCTGGCTTGTGGGATTGGCTG AATCCAAACAACGCAAAGGGAGGTGAGGATGCAGCGTCCTTAGATATCGGGAACTATAATATTCCACAAGGAGATGGCAACAATGAGTTAGGAAGTCTCAGATACGGTCAGGAGCAACTTTATTCAGTCACTGGTCACATCAATTCACCTCAGAACGTGTTGTGGATCAACACAACTCAAGAATGGCTTCATCTTGCAGCTGATCTAGAG AAGATGGAGCTGTCGCATTGTGTGAATGCAAGTTTGTGCCttccaaagaaaccaaaattggTGGTCGGATTAAAAGCAGCTACAGCTAACATATTTGTGGATAATGCAGCTTATAGAAATTTCTTACACGAAACTTTTGGAGTTTCCTCCTCAGATATGGAGAGCTCTGCAGTGGCTATG ACGTGCGCATCAAATGGGTATCCAATAATCGTGATAAGGGGATTATCAGACTTAGCTGGAGTAGGAGGAGCTAACACAGTTCATAAGTTTGGATCTTTGGCTGCCACTAACACTGCCAAAGCTGTATTCGAGTTCATTAAGAAGCTCCCACTGTCCtaa
- the LOC104722557 gene encoding bark storage protein A isoform X2: MVNAAAVTQQMIDVFNVKGIVHFGIAGNMNNSMSIGDVSIPKQITNAGLWDWLNPNNAKGGEDAASLDIGNYNIPQGDGNNELGSLRYGQEQLYSVTGHINSPQNVLWINTTQEWLHLAADLEKMELSHCVNASLCLPKKPKLVVGLKAATANIFVDNAAYRNFLHETFGVSSSDMESSAVAMTCASNGYPIIVIRGLSDLAGVGGANTVHKFGSLAATNTAKAVFEFIKKLPLS; encoded by the exons ATG GTGAACGCAGCAGCAGTAACACAACAGATGATAGATGTGTTCAATGTGAAAGGTATTGTGCATTTTGGTATTGCAGGAAATATGAACAACTCAATGTCCATAGGAGATGTGAGCATTCCTAAGCAAATCACCAATGCTGGCTTGTGGGATTGGCTG AATCCAAACAACGCAAAGGGAGGTGAGGATGCAGCGTCCTTAGATATCGGGAACTATAATATTCCACAAGGAGATGGCAACAATGAGTTAGGAAGTCTCAGATACGGTCAGGAGCAACTTTATTCAGTCACTGGTCACATCAATTCACCTCAGAACGTGTTGTGGATCAACACAACTCAAGAATGGCTTCATCTTGCAGCTGATCTAGAG AAGATGGAGCTGTCGCATTGTGTGAATGCAAGTTTGTGCCttccaaagaaaccaaaattggTGGTCGGATTAAAAGCAGCTACAGCTAACATATTTGTGGATAATGCAGCTTATAGAAATTTCTTACACGAAACTTTTGGAGTTTCCTCCTCAGATATGGAGAGCTCTGCAGTGGCTATG ACGTGCGCATCAAATGGGTATCCAATAATCGTGATAAGGGGATTATCAGACTTAGCTGGAGTAGGAGGAGCTAACACAGTTCATAAGTTTGGATCTTTGGCTGCCACTAACACTGCCAAAGCTGTATTCGAGTTCATTAAGAAGCTCCCACTGTCCtaa
- the LOC104722556 gene encoding esterase OVCA2-like isoform X1 produces MGSKGGSSIMRKPRFLCLHGFRTSGEIMKKQLHKWPKSVIDRLELVFLDAPFPCQGKSDYDGIYDPPYYEWYQYNKEFTEYTNLEKCFEFLEDRMVKLGPFDGLIGFSQGAILSGALLGMQAKGIAFQKVPKIKFVIIIGGAMFKSTKMRENAYSCSLDTLSLHILGEKDFVKHSGTKLTELFKNPVVVHHSKGHTVPRLDDRSLEKVTGFIDTIEHLVMEEDKKNVEETNSTSIRQIMGRL; encoded by the exons ATGGGAAGCAAAGGAGGATCGTCGATCATGAGGAAACCAAGGTTTTTGTGTCTCCATGGATTTCGTACGAGCGGGGAGATAATGAAGAAACAGCTTCATAAATGGCCTAAATCTGTGATTGATCGATTAGAACTCGTGTTTCTCGACGCACCATTTCCTTGTCAAGGCAAATCTGATTATGATGGCATCTATGATCCTCCTTATTACGAGTGGTATCAATATAACAAG gaaTTCACAGAGTATACCAACTTGGAgaaatgttttgagtttttggagGATCGAATGGTCAAGCTTGGTCCCTTTGATGGTCTCATTGGTTTTTCCCAG gggGCAATTTTGTCTGGGGCTTTACTAGGAATGCAAGCCAAG GGAATTGCTTTTCAGAAAGTGCCAAAGATCAAGTTTGTCATAATCATTGGAGGAGCTATGTTCAAATCCACGAAAATGAGAGAGAATGCGTACTCGTGTTCCTTGgacactctctctctccacatTTTGG GAGAGAAAGATTTCGTGAAACATTCTGGAACCAAGCTGACAGAACTCTTCAAGAATCCGGTTGTCGTTCATCATAGCAAAGGCCATACCGTCCCAAGGCTTGATGACAGAAGCTTGGAAAAAGTTACGGGGTTCATCGATACCATAGAGCATCTAGTGATGgaggaagacaagaagaatGTTGAAGAAACTAATAGCACCTCCATTAGACAAATAATGGGGCGTCTTTAG
- the LOC104722556 gene encoding dihydrofolate reductase-like isoform X2 produces MGSKGGSSIMRKPRFLCLHGFRTSGEIMKKQLHKWPKSVIDRLELVFLDAPFPCQGKSDYDGIYDPPYYEWYQYNKEFTEYTNLEKCFEFLEDRMVKLGPFDGLIGFSQGAILSGALLGMQAKGIAFQKVPKIKFVIIIGGAMFKSTKMRENAYSCSLDTLSLHILGRAKVPVTRSRNLHPIEKSGH; encoded by the exons ATGGGAAGCAAAGGAGGATCGTCGATCATGAGGAAACCAAGGTTTTTGTGTCTCCATGGATTTCGTACGAGCGGGGAGATAATGAAGAAACAGCTTCATAAATGGCCTAAATCTGTGATTGATCGATTAGAACTCGTGTTTCTCGACGCACCATTTCCTTGTCAAGGCAAATCTGATTATGATGGCATCTATGATCCTCCTTATTACGAGTGGTATCAATATAACAAG gaaTTCACAGAGTATACCAACTTGGAgaaatgttttgagtttttggagGATCGAATGGTCAAGCTTGGTCCCTTTGATGGTCTCATTGGTTTTTCCCAG gggGCAATTTTGTCTGGGGCTTTACTAGGAATGCAAGCCAAG GGAATTGCTTTTCAGAAAGTGCCAAAGATCAAGTTTGTCATAATCATTGGAGGAGCTATGTTCAAATCCACGAAAATGAGAGAGAATGCGTACTCGTGTTCCTTGgacactctctctctccacatTTTGG GACGAGCAAAAGTGCCTGTTACACGTAGCCGCAACCTTCATCCAATAGAGAAATCTGGTCATTGA
- the LOC104722556 gene encoding dihydrofolate reductase-like isoform X3, which yields MGSKGGSSIMRKPRFLCLHGFRTSGEIMKKQLHKWPKSVIDRLELVFLDAPFPCQGKSDYDGIYDPPYYEWYQYNKEFTEYTNLEKCFEFLEDRMVKLGPFDGLIGFSQGAILSGALLGMQAKGIAFQKVPKIKFVIIIGGAMFKSTKMRENAYSCSLDTLSLHILA from the exons ATGGGAAGCAAAGGAGGATCGTCGATCATGAGGAAACCAAGGTTTTTGTGTCTCCATGGATTTCGTACGAGCGGGGAGATAATGAAGAAACAGCTTCATAAATGGCCTAAATCTGTGATTGATCGATTAGAACTCGTGTTTCTCGACGCACCATTTCCTTGTCAAGGCAAATCTGATTATGATGGCATCTATGATCCTCCTTATTACGAGTGGTATCAATATAACAAG gaaTTCACAGAGTATACCAACTTGGAgaaatgttttgagtttttggagGATCGAATGGTCAAGCTTGGTCCCTTTGATGGTCTCATTGGTTTTTCCCAG gggGCAATTTTGTCTGGGGCTTTACTAGGAATGCAAGCCAAG GGAATTGCTTTTCAGAAAGTGCCAAAGATCAAGTTTGTCATAATCATTGGAGGAGCTATGTTCAAATCCACGAAAATGAGAGAGAATGCGTACTCGTGTTCCTTGgacactctctctctccacatTTTGG CATAA